In one window of Longimicrobiaceae bacterium DNA:
- a CDS encoding XF1762 family protein, which yields MSRLQLVPITIREANRYVARWHRHARPTHGGICAIGAQRPGAVDLCGVAIIGRPVARLLDNGRTCEVTRLATDGSDDVCSWLYQRCRRIAQAMGYARCVTYTLARESGASLRALGLQPATPPATHTWERPNRERTHKHRIEPRQRWELLPDASPSPEPTP from the coding sequence ATGAGCCGGTTGCAGCTCGTGCCCATCACGATTCGGGAGGCCAACCGCTACGTGGCGCGCTGGCATCGGCACGCCCGGCCGACGCACGGTGGTATCTGTGCCATCGGTGCGCAGCGTCCGGGAGCCGTGGATCTGTGCGGTGTGGCCATCATCGGACGGCCCGTCGCTCGGTTGCTCGACAATGGCCGGACGTGCGAAGTGACGCGGCTGGCCACCGATGGGAGCGACGACGTGTGTTCGTGGCTCTATCAGCGTTGTCGCCGCATCGCGCAGGCGATGGGCTACGCGCGGTGTGTCACGTACACGCTCGCGCGGGAGAGCGGCGCGAGTCTCCGCGCCTTGGGGCTGCAGCCCGCGACGCCGCCAGCGACGCACACGTGGGAGCGACCGAACCGCGAGCGCACACACAAGCACCGAATCGAACCCCGGCAGCGGTGGGAATTGTTGCCTGACGCCTCTCCCTCCCCGGAGCCGACGCCATGA